Proteins found in one Muntiacus reevesi chromosome 2, mMunRee1.1, whole genome shotgun sequence genomic segment:
- the GUSB gene encoding beta-glucuronidase: MLRGPAGAWAVLGPLLWGCGLALLQGGMLYPRESRSRERKELNGLWSFRADFSDNRRQGFEQQWYRAPLRESGPTLDMPVPSSFNDVGQDGQLRSFVGWVWYEREITLPQRWTEDLGMRVVLRIGSAHYYAIVWVNGVHVAEHEGGHLPFEADISKLVQSGPLSSCRITIAINNTLSPHTLPPGTILYKTDPSMYPKGYFVQNIKFDFFNYAGLHRTVLLYTTPTTYIDDITVTTDMDQDIGLVNYQIVVQGSDHFQLDVRLLDEEGKVVAKGTGAQGLLQVPSAHLWWPYLMHEHPAYLYSLEVKLTAQTAVGPVSDFYTLPVGIRTVAITERQFLINGKPFYFQGVNKHEDADIRGKGFDWPLLVKDFNLLRWLGANAFRTSHYPYAEEVLQLCDRYGIVVIDESPGVGIVSVESFSNVSLQHHLEVMEEMIRRDKNHPAVVMWSLANEPASFLKPAGYYFKTLIAHTKALDPSRPVTFVTSTSYEADLGAPYVDVICVNSYYSWYHDYGHMEVIQLQLATQFENWHKAYQKPMIQSEYGADTIAGFHEDPPLMFSEEYQKGLLEQYHAVLDQKRKEYVVGELIWNFADFMTNQSPLRMIGNRKGIFTRQRQPKSAAFLLRERYWKLANETRYHRSAVKSQCVGNSLFTV; encoded by the exons ATGCTCCGGGGACCGGCGGGCGCCTGGGCCGTGCTCGGCCCTCTGCTCTGGGGCTGCGGGCTGGCGCTGCTGCAGGGCGGGATGCTCTATCCCCGGGAGAGCCGGTCGCGGGAGCGCAAGGAACTGAACGGCCTCTGGAGCTTCCGCGCCGACTTCTCCGACAACCGGCGCCAGGGCTTCGAGCAGCAGTGGTACCGGGCGCCGCTGCGGGAG TCAGGCCCTACCCTGGACATGCCGGTGCCCTCAAGTTTCAACGACGTGGGCCAGGACGGGCAGCTGCGGAGTTTTGTCGGCTGGGTGTGGTATGAACGGGAGATCACCCTGCCCCAGCGGTGGACCGAGGACCTGGGCATGAGAGTGGTGCTAAGGATTGGCAGCGCCCACTACTATGCCATCGTG TGGGTGAATGGGGTCCACGTGGCAGAGCACGAGGGGGGCCATCTCCCCTTCGAGGCTGACATCAGCAAGTTGGTCCAGAGCGGGCCCCTGTCCTCCTGCCGCATCACCATCGCCATCAACAACACGCTGTCCCCCCACACCCTGCCGCCGGGGACCATCCTCTACAAGACGGACCCCTCCAT GTACCCCAAGGGTTACTTTGTTCAGAACATAAAGTTTGACTTCTTCAACTACGCGGGACTGCATCGGACTGTACTCCTCTACACCACGCCTACCACCTACATCGATGACATTACCGTCACCACCGACATGGACCAAGACATCG GGCTGGTGAATTACCAGATCGTCGTCCAGGGCAGTGACCACTTCCAGCTGGACGTGCGTCTTCTGGATGAGGAAGGCAAAGTCGTGGCCAAGGGGACGGGGGCCCAGGGCCTGCTGCAGGTGCCCAGTGCCCACCTCTGGTGGCCGTACCTGATGCACGAGCACCCTGCCTACCTGTACTCGTTGGAG GTGAAGTTGACAGCGCAGACGGCTGTGGGGCCTGTGTCTGACTTCTACACCCTCCCCGTGGGGATCCGCACCGTGGCCATCACCGAGAGACAGTTCCTCATCAATGGGAAGCCGTTCTATTTCCAAGGGGTCAACAAGCATGAGGATGCAGAC ATCCGAGGGAAGGGCTTTGACTGGCCGCTGCTGGTGAAGGACTTCAACCTGCTTCGCTGGCTGGGTGCCAACGCCTTCCGCACCAGCCACTACCCCTACGCGGAGGAGGTACTGCAGCTCTGTGATCGCTACGGGATCGTGGTCATCGACGAGAGCCCCGGCGTGGGCATCGTGTCGGT TGAGAGCTTCAGCAACGTGTCTCTGCAGCACCACCTGGAGGTGATGGAGGAAATGATCCGCAGGGACAAGAATCACCCGGCCGTTGTAATGTGGTCCCTGGCCAATGAGCCCGCTTCCTTCCTGAAACCGGCTGGTTACTACTTCAA GACGCTGATTGCCCACACTAAAGCCTTGGACCCCTCCCGGCCCGTGACCTTTGTGACCAGCACCAGCTATGAAGCAGACTTGGGG GCGCCGTACGTGGACGTCATCTGTGTGAACAGTTACTACTCCTGGTACCACGACTATGGGCACATGGAGGTGATTCAGCTGCAGCTGGCGACCCAGTTCGAGAACTGGCATAAGGCCTACCAGAAGCCGATGATTCAGAGCGAGTATGGAGCAGATACCATTGCAGGGTTTCACGAG GATCCACCACTGATGTTCAGTGAAGAATACCAGAAAGGCCTGCTCGAGCAGTATCATGCGGTTCTCGACCAAAAACGCAAAGAATATGTGGTTGGTGAGCTCATCTGGAATTTTGCTGATTTCATGACTAATCAGT CACCACTTCGGATGATAGGGAACAGAAAAGGGATCTTCACTCGGCAGAGACAACCAAAGAGTGCAGCATTCCTGTTGCGAGAGAGATACTGGAAACTTGCCAATGAAACCAGGTACCACCGGTCAGCTGTGAAGTCACAGTGTGTGGGAAACAGCCTGTTTACAGTTTAA